The stretch of DNA AGCTGCCGGGCGttctgggagctgccaggacAAACACCCGGTAAAGCTGCTGGGCAGTCTGGGAGCTGCCAAGGGCTCAGCAGCTGGCACTTAGGTTCTTCCCAGCTGCCAAAATATCACCCTTCCCAAAACTTCAGTGTGTTACCATGGGAACATGCGCCATAGCTttcaaaactgcaaaactgGTCCACATTTCCAGGTGGAATTGATGCATAAAAGGAGACCGCCAATTCTTTGGCATATAGGGGCTGCCACAAGGAAATGCCACCGAGTCccaaatgaaataatgaaacagAGTGTGCTTCTGGATGCTCTCTACCAGTGCTGCAGGCTTCAGTCACCACCTGGCTGCCCTCAGGCTTCTCTTGCTCTTTTACCACCTTGACTATGGGTacacttttctttcactgcGGTAATCAGCTTGACTCAGTGACAGAGTCCGTTCCAAAAAACCTTCCCAGAGTGGTTTGTGCATGCTGAATGAAATCAATGGACTGCCTCTCAGGAGGAACCATGCTTCAAGGAAAACTGTCAAACATGCACTGTATGTATATGCTATCTTTATCAGCCGTCCACCCAGTCATTACCTTACTGTTACGCAATTTAAAGTGTGGCAAATTTACAGTGCTGTAAGTgctatcagatttttttccccctaattcATTACATTAGCAAAGCCTGAAGTAGCTCAGACCACGTGCCATTGCTCAGCACTACTGTTTACTTGAGTTTACTCCTACGGCTTTATAAACACCACATGGAAACTGGTCCTGACCCCAAATATTTTACACAATGATTTTATCCAACTGTCTttcaaaggaaagcagagacGCTTCGTTTCTTTGAACAGATAATCCACTAAGGCACTGCACGGAACTCACGAGAAGAACAGTTGTTTATTGTGTGCTAGAGAACAGAGGATGACACCGGAAAGAAATCACGTGCAGAAAAGCACATCAGGCAACTGATATTTCCAAATATCTATTGCGACCGAGAGGCCAGAGCAGCCCAGGCGGGCCCAGGATGGGGGGAACCCGGGGGACAGGACGATGCGGGAGCCGCAGCCAGTCCGTGCCGACCCGGCGGGGCGGGCCAGCGCCAGGCGGGGCGGGACACGCGTCCTGCCCGCCAATCGCGCCGGGGCCCGGCCGCGCCCCGGGAAAGCGCCGGGATCGCTTCCGGAGCGCGACCTTGGCGGGCGGGTGAGTGAGTGAGTGCGGGGCCGTGCGGGGCTCTGCCCCCGGCGCCTTCCCCCGGAGCCTCGGGACCGCGGGCAGGGCGGCGCCGGGGCCCCCCATGGCAGCGGGGCGGGAGCGCTCGGACAGCGGCCGTGTGTTGTGTTCAGGGCCGCAGCCGGGATGGCGGCGCCGACGATGGAGGAGAGGAAGGCGTGCTGGGGGGCCCGAGACGAGTTCTGGCAGTGCCTGGACAGCCACGGGGATGACGCCGCCAAGTGCGAGAAGCTGCGCCGGGCCTTCGAGTCGCGCTGCCCGCAGCAGTGGGTGAGCACCGTGCGCGCATCCCTGTCAGCGGCGGCgggatgcagctgctgcctgggatggCAGCTCCAGCTTCCTGCAGTGCAGAGCCCGGG from Corvus cornix cornix isolate S_Up_H32 chromosome 3, ASM73873v5, whole genome shotgun sequence encodes:
- the LOC104684291 gene encoding cytochrome c oxidase assembly factor 6 homolog; the encoded protein is MAAPTMEERKACWGARDEFWQCLDSHGDDAAKCEKLRRAFESRCPQQWVKHFDKRRDFLKYKKKLETEGYHPPEAAGKS